In one Arachis duranensis cultivar V14167 chromosome 9, aradu.V14167.gnm2.J7QH, whole genome shotgun sequence genomic region, the following are encoded:
- the LOC107467105 gene encoding dihydrodipicolinate reductase-like protein CRR1, chloroplastic isoform X2 produces MVSLSSHFRSTNYYLNRNNNSHHNHNYRIKHCVSCSVQPTQTNIKVVINGASKEIGRAAVEAVTKARGMELAGAVDICHVGEDIGQVCGMEEPLEIPIINDLTMVLGSISQSKGAGVVVDFTDPSSVYDNVKQVTAFGMRSVVHVPRMQLDTVAALSAFCDKATMGVLVAPTLSIGSILLQQAAISASFHYRNVEIVESKANANDLPSVDANQIAKNLSNLGQIYNREDASTDVLARGQVLGDGIRVHSLVLPGLPSSTTVHFSAPGEIYSIKHDITNVQCLMPGLLLAIRKVVRLKGIRCLKCSSFLRNSYQTPPTGNTGGAGDIGGAGNNLCFNCFLCLLKYFVLKSNYPSVLFDILEAQNAEHNMKVTLLELYNEEITDRVPPEKTVKSEDDKSKSPIALMEDWKGSFHC; encoded by the exons ATGGTATCCTTAAGCTCTCACTTCCGTTCCACCAACTACTACTTGAATAGGAataataattctcatcacaatcaCAATTACAGAATCAAGCATTGTGTTTCATGCTCTGTCCAGCCTACACAAACCAACATTAAG GTAGTGATAAATGGAGCATCCAAGGAGATAGGAAGAGCAGCAGTGGAAGCTGTGACTAAAGCCAGGGGAATGGAACTCGCTGGTGCTGTAGATATTTGTCATGTTGGGGAAGATATTGGACAG gtatGTGGCATGGAAGAGCCCCTTGAAATACCCATAATAAATGATCTCACTATGGTTTTGGGTTCTATATCTCAg TCCAAGGGAGCAGGAGTTGTAGTTGATTTCACTGATCCTTCCTCCGTATATGACAATGTAAAACAG GTAACAGCATTTGGCATGAGAAGCGTAGTCCACGTTCCGCGAATGCAATTAGATACGGTTGCAGCATTATCTGCATTCTGTGACAAGGCCACCATG GGTGTGTTGGTTGCACCAACCCTTTCCATAGGATCAATATTGCTACAACAAGCTGCAATTTCAGCTTCTTTCCATTACAGAAACGTTGAGATTGTGGAATCCAAGGCTAATGCAAAT GATCTTCCATCAGTAGATGCAAACCAAATAGCAAAGAATCTGTCAAACCTGGGTCAGATCTATAACAGAGAAGATGCTTCAACGGATGTGTTGGCAAGGGGTCAAGTCCTTGGAGATGGAATTCGTGTGCATAGCTTGGTACTTCCAGGACTTCCCTCAAGTACAACAGTTCACTTCTCTGCTCCAGGAGAG ATATATTCTATCAAGCATGATATTACAAATGTGCAATGCCTCATGCCAGGCTTGCTGTTAGCCATTAGAAAAGTTGTGCGCCTCAAG GGAATTCGTTGCTTGAAATGTTCCTCCTTTTTGAGAAATTCATATCAAACACCCCCAACTGGAAATACCGGTGGCGCAGGGGATATCGGCGGTGCAGGAAATAATCTCTGTTTTAACTGCTTTTTATGTCTGCTcaaatattttgtattgaaaTCCAATTATCCTTCTGTGCTCTTCGATATATTGGAGGCTCAGAATGCAGAGCACAACATGAAAGTAACGTTATTAGAGCTTTACAATGAGGAAATAACGGATCGTGTGCCTCCTGAGAAAACTGTAAAATCTGAAGATGATAAGTCTAAAAGTCCTATCGCTCTAATGGAGGATTGGAAAGGGAGCTTTCATTGTTAA
- the LOC107467105 gene encoding dihydrodipicolinate reductase-like protein CRR1, chloroplastic isoform X1: MVSLSSHFRSTNYYLNRNNNSHHNHNYRIKHCVSCSVQPTQTNIKVVINGASKEIGRAAVEAVTKARGMELAGAVDICHVGEDIGQVCGMEEPLEIPIINDLTMVLGSISQSKGAGVVVDFTDPSSVYDNVKQVTAFGMRSVVHVPRMQLDTVAALSAFCDKATMGVLVAPTLSIGSILLQQAAISASFHYRNVEIVESKANANDWIAGEQDLPSVDANQIAKNLSNLGQIYNREDASTDVLARGQVLGDGIRVHSLVLPGLPSSTTVHFSAPGEIYSIKHDITNVQCLMPGLLLAIRKVVRLKGIRCLKCSSFLRNSYQTPPTGNTGGAGDIGGAGNNLCFNCFLCLLKYFVLKSNYPSVLFDILEAQNAEHNMKVTLLELYNEEITDRVPPEKTVKSEDDKSKSPIALMEDWKGSFHC; the protein is encoded by the exons ATGGTATCCTTAAGCTCTCACTTCCGTTCCACCAACTACTACTTGAATAGGAataataattctcatcacaatcaCAATTACAGAATCAAGCATTGTGTTTCATGCTCTGTCCAGCCTACACAAACCAACATTAAG GTAGTGATAAATGGAGCATCCAAGGAGATAGGAAGAGCAGCAGTGGAAGCTGTGACTAAAGCCAGGGGAATGGAACTCGCTGGTGCTGTAGATATTTGTCATGTTGGGGAAGATATTGGACAG gtatGTGGCATGGAAGAGCCCCTTGAAATACCCATAATAAATGATCTCACTATGGTTTTGGGTTCTATATCTCAg TCCAAGGGAGCAGGAGTTGTAGTTGATTTCACTGATCCTTCCTCCGTATATGACAATGTAAAACAG GTAACAGCATTTGGCATGAGAAGCGTAGTCCACGTTCCGCGAATGCAATTAGATACGGTTGCAGCATTATCTGCATTCTGTGACAAGGCCACCATG GGTGTGTTGGTTGCACCAACCCTTTCCATAGGATCAATATTGCTACAACAAGCTGCAATTTCAGCTTCTTTCCATTACAGAAACGTTGAGATTGTGGAATCCAAGGCTAATGCAAAT gaTTGGATTGCTGGTGAACAGGATCTTCCATCAGTAGATGCAAACCAAATAGCAAAGAATCTGTCAAACCTGGGTCAGATCTATAACAGAGAAGATGCTTCAACGGATGTGTTGGCAAGGGGTCAAGTCCTTGGAGATGGAATTCGTGTGCATAGCTTGGTACTTCCAGGACTTCCCTCAAGTACAACAGTTCACTTCTCTGCTCCAGGAGAG ATATATTCTATCAAGCATGATATTACAAATGTGCAATGCCTCATGCCAGGCTTGCTGTTAGCCATTAGAAAAGTTGTGCGCCTCAAG GGAATTCGTTGCTTGAAATGTTCCTCCTTTTTGAGAAATTCATATCAAACACCCCCAACTGGAAATACCGGTGGCGCAGGGGATATCGGCGGTGCAGGAAATAATCTCTGTTTTAACTGCTTTTTATGTCTGCTcaaatattttgtattgaaaTCCAATTATCCTTCTGTGCTCTTCGATATATTGGAGGCTCAGAATGCAGAGCACAACATGAAAGTAACGTTATTAGAGCTTTACAATGAGGAAATAACGGATCGTGTGCCTCCTGAGAAAACTGTAAAATCTGAAGATGATAAGTCTAAAAGTCCTATCGCTCTAATGGAGGATTGGAAAGGGAGCTTTCATTGTTAA
- the LOC107467105 gene encoding dihydrodipicolinate reductase-like protein CRR1, chloroplastic isoform X5: MRSVVHVPRMQLDTVAALSAFCDKATMGVLVAPTLSIGSILLQQAAISASFHYRNVEIVESKANANDWIAGEQDLPSVDANQIAKNLSNLGQIYNREDASTDVLARGQVLGDGIRVHSLVLPGLPSSTTVHFSAPGEIYSIKHDITNVQCLMPGLLLAIRKVVRLKGIRCLKCSSFLRNSYQTPPTGNTGGAGDIGGAGNNLCFNCFLCLLKYFVLKSNYPSVLFDILEAQNAEHNMKVTLLELYNEEITDRVPPEKTVKSEDDKSKSPIALMEDWKGSFHC; encoded by the exons ATGAGAAGCGTAGTCCACGTTCCGCGAATGCAATTAGATACGGTTGCAGCATTATCTGCATTCTGTGACAAGGCCACCATG GGTGTGTTGGTTGCACCAACCCTTTCCATAGGATCAATATTGCTACAACAAGCTGCAATTTCAGCTTCTTTCCATTACAGAAACGTTGAGATTGTGGAATCCAAGGCTAATGCAAAT gaTTGGATTGCTGGTGAACAGGATCTTCCATCAGTAGATGCAAACCAAATAGCAAAGAATCTGTCAAACCTGGGTCAGATCTATAACAGAGAAGATGCTTCAACGGATGTGTTGGCAAGGGGTCAAGTCCTTGGAGATGGAATTCGTGTGCATAGCTTGGTACTTCCAGGACTTCCCTCAAGTACAACAGTTCACTTCTCTGCTCCAGGAGAG ATATATTCTATCAAGCATGATATTACAAATGTGCAATGCCTCATGCCAGGCTTGCTGTTAGCCATTAGAAAAGTTGTGCGCCTCAAG GGAATTCGTTGCTTGAAATGTTCCTCCTTTTTGAGAAATTCATATCAAACACCCCCAACTGGAAATACCGGTGGCGCAGGGGATATCGGCGGTGCAGGAAATAATCTCTGTTTTAACTGCTTTTTATGTCTGCTcaaatattttgtattgaaaTCCAATTATCCTTCTGTGCTCTTCGATATATTGGAGGCTCAGAATGCAGAGCACAACATGAAAGTAACGTTATTAGAGCTTTACAATGAGGAAATAACGGATCGTGTGCCTCCTGAGAAAACTGTAAAATCTGAAGATGATAAGTCTAAAAGTCCTATCGCTCTAATGGAGGATTGGAAAGGGAGCTTTCATTGTTAA
- the LOC107467105 gene encoding dihydrodipicolinate reductase-like protein CRR1, chloroplastic isoform X4: MVSLSSHFRSTNYYLNRNNNSHHNHNYRIKHCVSCSVQPTQTNIKVVINGASKEIGRAAVEAVTKARGMELAGAVDICHVGEDIGQVCGMEEPLEIPIINDLTMVLGSISQSKGAGVVVDFTDPSSVYDNVKQVTAFGMRSVVHVPRMQLDTVAALSAFCDKATMGVLVAPTLSIGSILLQQAAISASFHYRNVEIVESKANANDLPSVDANQIAKNLSNLGQIYNREDASTDVLARGQVLGDGIRVHSLVLPGLPSSTTVHFSAPGEIYSIKHDITNVQCLMPGLLLAIRKVVRLKNLVYGLEKFL, encoded by the exons ATGGTATCCTTAAGCTCTCACTTCCGTTCCACCAACTACTACTTGAATAGGAataataattctcatcacaatcaCAATTACAGAATCAAGCATTGTGTTTCATGCTCTGTCCAGCCTACACAAACCAACATTAAG GTAGTGATAAATGGAGCATCCAAGGAGATAGGAAGAGCAGCAGTGGAAGCTGTGACTAAAGCCAGGGGAATGGAACTCGCTGGTGCTGTAGATATTTGTCATGTTGGGGAAGATATTGGACAG gtatGTGGCATGGAAGAGCCCCTTGAAATACCCATAATAAATGATCTCACTATGGTTTTGGGTTCTATATCTCAg TCCAAGGGAGCAGGAGTTGTAGTTGATTTCACTGATCCTTCCTCCGTATATGACAATGTAAAACAG GTAACAGCATTTGGCATGAGAAGCGTAGTCCACGTTCCGCGAATGCAATTAGATACGGTTGCAGCATTATCTGCATTCTGTGACAAGGCCACCATG GGTGTGTTGGTTGCACCAACCCTTTCCATAGGATCAATATTGCTACAACAAGCTGCAATTTCAGCTTCTTTCCATTACAGAAACGTTGAGATTGTGGAATCCAAGGCTAATGCAAAT GATCTTCCATCAGTAGATGCAAACCAAATAGCAAAGAATCTGTCAAACCTGGGTCAGATCTATAACAGAGAAGATGCTTCAACGGATGTGTTGGCAAGGGGTCAAGTCCTTGGAGATGGAATTCGTGTGCATAGCTTGGTACTTCCAGGACTTCCCTCAAGTACAACAGTTCACTTCTCTGCTCCAGGAGAG ATATATTCTATCAAGCATGATATTACAAATGTGCAATGCCTCATGCCAGGCTTGCTGTTAGCCATTAGAAAAGTTGTGCGCCTCAAG AATTTGGTGTATGGCTTGGAGAAGTTCCTGTAA
- the LOC107467105 gene encoding dihydrodipicolinate reductase-like protein CRR1, chloroplastic isoform X3, with protein sequence MVSLSSHFRSTNYYLNRNNNSHHNHNYRIKHCVSCSVQPTQTNIKVVINGASKEIGRAAVEAVTKARGMELAGAVDICHVGEDIGQVCGMEEPLEIPIINDLTMVLGSISQSKGAGVVVDFTDPSSVYDNVKQVTAFGMRSVVHVPRMQLDTVAALSAFCDKATMGVLVAPTLSIGSILLQQAAISASFHYRNVEIVESKANANDWIAGEQDLPSVDANQIAKNLSNLGQIYNREDASTDVLARGQVLGDGIRVHSLVLPGLPSSTTVHFSAPGEIYSIKHDITNVQCLMPGLLLAIRKVVRLKNLVYGLEKFL encoded by the exons ATGGTATCCTTAAGCTCTCACTTCCGTTCCACCAACTACTACTTGAATAGGAataataattctcatcacaatcaCAATTACAGAATCAAGCATTGTGTTTCATGCTCTGTCCAGCCTACACAAACCAACATTAAG GTAGTGATAAATGGAGCATCCAAGGAGATAGGAAGAGCAGCAGTGGAAGCTGTGACTAAAGCCAGGGGAATGGAACTCGCTGGTGCTGTAGATATTTGTCATGTTGGGGAAGATATTGGACAG gtatGTGGCATGGAAGAGCCCCTTGAAATACCCATAATAAATGATCTCACTATGGTTTTGGGTTCTATATCTCAg TCCAAGGGAGCAGGAGTTGTAGTTGATTTCACTGATCCTTCCTCCGTATATGACAATGTAAAACAG GTAACAGCATTTGGCATGAGAAGCGTAGTCCACGTTCCGCGAATGCAATTAGATACGGTTGCAGCATTATCTGCATTCTGTGACAAGGCCACCATG GGTGTGTTGGTTGCACCAACCCTTTCCATAGGATCAATATTGCTACAACAAGCTGCAATTTCAGCTTCTTTCCATTACAGAAACGTTGAGATTGTGGAATCCAAGGCTAATGCAAAT gaTTGGATTGCTGGTGAACAGGATCTTCCATCAGTAGATGCAAACCAAATAGCAAAGAATCTGTCAAACCTGGGTCAGATCTATAACAGAGAAGATGCTTCAACGGATGTGTTGGCAAGGGGTCAAGTCCTTGGAGATGGAATTCGTGTGCATAGCTTGGTACTTCCAGGACTTCCCTCAAGTACAACAGTTCACTTCTCTGCTCCAGGAGAG ATATATTCTATCAAGCATGATATTACAAATGTGCAATGCCTCATGCCAGGCTTGCTGTTAGCCATTAGAAAAGTTGTGCGCCTCAAG AATTTGGTGTATGGCTTGGAGAAGTTCCTGTAA
- the LOC107467035 gene encoding BAG family molecular chaperone regulator 1: MMRMRNMTNNYGVSAVNNGSEATTTRAMEWEMRPGGMLVQRRTDDSDRNSVPPAPTIRVRVKYGSTYHEVNISSQATFGELKKMLSGPTGLHHQDQQIYYKDKERDSKAFLDIVGVKDKSKLVLVEDPLSQERRYLEMRKNAKMEKAAKSISEISLEVDRLAARVSALESIISKGGKVAEIDVISLIELLMNQLLKLDGIMADGDVKLQRKMQVKRVQKYVETLDMLKIKNSMGNANNGGHHASVKAQQRHSNVHRLATIQEQPQSQGVSNGNNHRSATIQEQQQQNQPSEVVVTTKWETFDSLPPLIPVSSSTSTSASPLNNGNNNNSNNNSVHHKFNWEFFD; encoded by the exons atgatgaggatgaggaaCATGACCAATAATTATGGGGTCTCCGCCGTGAATAATGGAAGCGAGGCTACAACTACGAGGGCAATGGAATGGGAGATGAGACCAGGTGGAATGCTGGTTCAGCGCAGAACCGATGACTCGGATCGGAACTCAGTGCCGCCGGCACCGACAATTAGAGTTAGGGTTAAATACGGATCAACCTACCATGAAGTCAACATTAGTTCTCAAGCTACATTCG GGGAATTGAAGAAAATGTTGTCTGGTCCAACTGGGTTGCACCACCAGGATCAGCAGATATATTACAAGGACAAAGAGAGGGATTCAAAGGCGTTCCTTGACATTGTTGGAGTGAAGGACAAGTCCAAATTGGTGTTGGTGGAGGACCCTCTTAGCCAAGAGAGAAGGTACTTGGAGATGAGAAAGAATGCTAAGATGGAAAAAGCTGCCAAGTCCATTTCTGAAATCAGCTTGGAAGTTGATAGACTTGCAGCCAGG GTGTCAGCACTTGAATCAATTATTAGTAAAGGTGGCAAAGTTGCTGAAATTGATGTCATTAGTCTCATTGAGCTCTTGATGAATCAACTCCTTAAATTGGATGGTATAATGGCTGATGGAGATGTTAAACTGCAGAGGAAAATGCAG GTAAAAAGAGTTCAAAAGTATGTTGAAACTCTTGATATGCTTAAAATTAAGAATTCTATGGGCAATGCCAACAATGGAGGGCACCATGCATCAGTGAAGGCCCAACAGAGGCATTCAAATGTGCATAGACTAGCAACAATTCAAGAGCAACCACAATCACAAGGTGTGTCAAATGGGAATAATCATAGATCAGCAACAATTCAGGAGCAGCAGCAGCAAAACCAACCCTCAGAAGTAGTAGTTACCACAAAATGGGAGACATTTGATTCTCTGCCACCGTTAATTCCAGTATCTTCTTCCACATCCACATCAGCAAGCCCACTGAATAAtggcaacaacaacaatagtaATAACAATTCAGTTCATCACAAGTTCAATTGGGAATTCTTCGATTGA